From the Trifolium pratense cultivar HEN17-A07 linkage group LG4, ARS_RC_1.1, whole genome shotgun sequence genome, the window TTTGCCTGAGTTCTTCTTTGCTGGGGATTTGAACAAGACTTACCCTAGCTGGCTGGTTACCGCCTCCTGTCTCCGGAACAAACAGTGAAATGATTGGATCAGTTGGCGACCAGCAGAAATCGATTATATTTTCAACCTTTATGGATTTTTTGTCAACAAGAGAAAATGTTTCTGTATCATATACAGAAAGTACATTTTTCCTCATCCTTGCAAAGTACTTATCATCTCTTCCGCCACTCCATTTGAATACAGGCCATGACATTCCCATGACACCCCCGGTACCTCCAACAGAAAAATCATCAGCACTTCCTTTAAAGTCTCTCATCAATTTACCAGTCCTCAcatcaaatatatttatcacAACCCTATTAGCATCTCGACTGTTGCTCGGTTCATGGCTGCTATAAGTTACCAAATACTTCTCACCAGGTGAAAAGTCAATAAGCTTTACCTGAGGATGAGCGTAATGCATGAGACGATTGAAAGTTGTAGCACCTCCCCAGACTACCACACCCTGCCGTTGAACTGTTGCCAAATATGTGCCCAAAGGTGACCATTGTACAAAACTCTCAGTCCAATTTCCATGTTTGTAAACAGGATCGGGTTTTAATCGTCGAGCATCATTCCAGGAAACCTCAATATCATTCCCAGCAAGCATCACAAACTGGTCTCTGCCCTTAGCATCAGtaagccattgttggagattttcCCTTGGAGTATATTCCTTGTATGGTGGAGGAGCCCATTCATAAGGCACATTCATGGCCCGATCAAAATCATCGAACATGCTCCCAGCAAATAATACGTGAGAACGATCGAATTTGTATCCATGAGTCTTCTCTTTAGCAAGCTCAGCTTCTTGAGAAGTATTGTACTCAATAAAACAGTAACCTAAGGACTGTCCGGTGGCACGATCAACCGGCATCCAGAGACCATCATCCTTCATAACACCAATCTGACTGTAAAGTTTCCGGACAGAGCCTTTAAGCTTCTCAAACTTTTCCTTCGGAACAACGGGAAGATTGTCCACTACTATAATGTTCCCTAAATTACCAGTATTAAACGAACCAGAATTTTCTTCTTGAAGAATATCCTCGTCATCAATGATGATTCCACAGTCGTCGTCACCCGGTGGGAGGTGAATGGAATCAAGATTTATGGTAGATAGATCGATTCCGAGACGTGAGGCTTTGTCTTCAATCTCTTTCATTACCATAACATCCGCCATGGTTGCGTCTTGTGTCGGTGATTGAGAATATCGGTGCGGCGACAATGGTGTTGTGCGTTACGTTTTGCAGGGGAGGTTATGGCAGCCGTAAATCGCAGTGAGAGGAAGGAAAATCCAACGCAATTCTTAGTTTTGTTGTTTTAGGGTTTGGAAGCTCTTCACACAGAAATCTCTATTGgtatagattatatatatacattatgagatgagcaaaaaaaaaaaaaatatctttaattagATACTCCAAGggacaaaacaaaacaaatcttTAATGAGTAATCACtgaatttagtccctaaactatcactctctcaccaattcagtccctaaactattaaaaccaactaaaaggtccctaaactatttttcatccatcaattaggtccctaaactattttccatccatcaatttagtcctttgTTATCTTTTGCGTTAACTCTCTCTTCTCGATCAAATCTCTCAACTCCATTAATTTAGTCCTCTGTCACCAACTCTTTTTTCATCAACCCCCTTCAATTGCATCTTCTTATCTCTCTCTTCTCGATCAACTCTCTCAAATCATCTCAATCTGAAAACCCTAGCGCCACCTATACGCTCCAATTCTGGTTGTCGCTGTTGTTTTAAGGTACTGTTTTTCGttataacttttttaaatttgtaagGGTTTATTCTCACTTGTTAATTTTTAGGagtgaaatttgtgttttttagtTGGTTTATGTCGGTTTAGCAATAATGTTTCATTTGGTTTAAAtttgatttagcagtaatgaattTGTGTTGTTACTAGGTAGTGAACGAGACAAAGGatgatttagcagtaatgaattatgttaaaaatgaatttgatttagCAGTATGGTTTAGGGACTATTTGATTTAGCATTAATGATTTAGCAGTGTTGTTactatttgttgttttttaagatagtttagggactaaattgaagtattttgtatagtttagggactactaACGATCACTTAACGGAAAAGTTAATCgatggactaaattgaaggatgtgaatatagtttagggatcttttagttatttttaatagtttagggactaagttggtgagagagtgatagtttaggaactaaattgactgattactcaaTCTTTAATTAACTagtttgcaaaaaaaaaaatactattaaattAGAGCTTGCTTAAGTGACattcaattgaaaaaaaatatttttttttacagaaaaatcTATACCTATATCTTCTATAagagatacaaaaaaaaatttgtgtgtatttttcataataccaacaatatccttgacttttttttagccgtaatttttttttattaacaaactaatcataacataagacatgtcattttttgtttttagcataagaaatcttttattaacaaacttatcATAACATAAGAGatgtctttttttatataacttTACATAATAGACACAGACATATGCGTCTGGCAGCTAGTCTTCATAGAAATTATTGTTgtttatcataatttttaaggATCATCCAATTTCAATTATTTCTAAATTGTTttttgtagaatttttttttacggaaattttttttaattaaagaataaaaattattgttgtttatcataatttttaatgatcatccaatttcaattatttctaaatttttttttttgtagaaactctaTTTATTTCGTTGGAGAAGCTGATGGCTCtggagaaaaagaagaatcCTAGAAATTTTCTCGTGGTTGTTACAATTCGTTTCTTGTGCTGCTAATTGTTGCTTTCCTTGTTTGTCTCCTCTCCTGTTCTGCTGCCGGTGGTAGTGCTTGAGGTGAAGCTCGACTCCTCCTCTGCCATTGATGGAGCTCTGGAGATATTTTTCTttgaattgagtattgggcctaactaaaccctacaaaatcggcttgtaaagtgaggattgcctctagtttataaataCTTAGCCAGGCCATATCGcaatcgatgtgggacttcttaacaccccCGCTCGCGCCAAGCGCTATGGGCTTGTGGCGCGAATATGAATGGTGAAGGCCCGATCAAAAACCTGATTGCAGACGGCCTGACGAAGTGGCCCAGCGAATcgtggataggctctgataccatcttagaattgagtattgggcctaactcaaccctacaaaaccggcttgtaaagtgaggattgcctctagtttataaacacttagtcagaccatatcgcaaccgatgtgagactttaTAACAATTTTCACAAGGGTTGTAGTAAATCAAACCCAATTAATTCGAAGCATGCTCGTGTAATTTCACATAATTAAAAAGGGGGTGTTTGTTGGTTTAAGATTTAATAATAAGACTTTGcaaataaaataagattttatttgAATAAGAAGAGTGATTGGACCTTTTTGATTCATCTAATTACAACTTCTTtggatgtgtttccacacttgaatccttgcttggGTGCCTTTCTGAACGCATAAACTCGTTGTCAAAAGTCAGTCTTCGATCAGTAATTTCATAACCTAATTCTGCAGTTGCGTTTTAAATTTATAGAGACAAAATCACGCATTTGCGCTGGGCGCAGGAGTTCCTGAGCTGGGCGCAGTtgacagaatcaaactccattTTTACTCAATTATTTGAGCTGCGCACAGTAGTTCATGAGCTAGGCGCAATTACAGACAATCTTCtcagtttttcttcttttcttgtgATCCAACCAATCTCGTATTTCAACGCAATGTCTTCTTATTTTTGTGCTGAAAACATGGTAAAAACATATTGGTTTGTTTGTATTTGCTTCAAAATGATAGTAATGACATGaagtcatcacaaccccaaacttgaactttttCCTTTTCCACAAGGAATACCTTCATCTATCGAAAATCTGACACTATCTCAACAGTTTTATTCAAAGCCATCAAAATCAATCAAGTTAGACACTCACAATTAGCATTTCAATGATCATTCCTATCATGAATTTACTTGCACACAGATTAATACCGAAAAATCAAGAACTTTTCACAAATATTGACCAAACTATAATTAATCATTCACTCCCTCACATTCTCTCATATGTTTAAGCTGTTATattcactcaatcaacacaaaCA encodes:
- the LOC123923629 gene encoding eukaryotic translation initiation factor 3 subunit B-like; translated protein: MADVMVMKEIEDKASRLGIDLSTINLDSIHLPPGDDDCGIIIDDEDILQEENSGSFNTGNLGNIIVVDNLPVVPKEKFEKLKGSVRKLYSQIGVMKDDGLWMPVDRATGQSLGYCFIEYNTSQEAELAKEKTHGYKFDRSHVLFAGSMFDDFDRAMNVPYEWAPPPYKEYTPRENLQQWLTDAKGRDQFVMLAGNDIEVSWNDARRLKPDPVYKHGNWTESFVQWSPLGTYLATVQRQGVVVWGGATTFNRLMHYAHPQVKLIDFSPGEKYLVTYSSHEPSNSRDANRVVINIFDVRTGKLMRDFKGSADDFSVGGTGGVMGMSWPVFKWSGGRDDKYFARMRKNVLSVYDTETFSLVDKKSIKVENIIDFCWSPTDPIISLFVPETGGGNQPARVSLVQIPSKEELRQKNLFSVSDCKMYWQSNGDYLAVIVDRYTKTKKNTCTGFELFRIKERDIPIEVLELENKNDKIIAFAWEPKGHRFAVIHGYMPKPDISIYSMRTAQNTGRVSKLTTLKGKQANALFWSPVGRFIVLAGLKGLNGLLEFYDVDDLETMANTEHFYATDVEWDPTGRYVATAVTHHDNMENGFNIWSFNGKHLYRISKDSLYQLLWRPRPASFLTAEKEEEIAKNLKKYSKKYEAEDQDVSLLLSEQEQEKRKILKEDWEKWVNQWKQLHEEEMSKRQELINGKASDEEEEYEAKDIEVEEVVDVSKEILHFEYGQELR